Proteins encoded within one genomic window of Streptomyces sp. NBC_00523:
- a CDS encoding MFS transporter, producing MTTAEPTRADADTAGADPAQAELPSDGEDTPRTPGRFDGLKQRCLRHPVLLTTAVAAVAHILWFLFFANSGGDIAAQDAWAEFVGRHPGTAYNLAWYGGMHPVSYSVVSPYLMSLLGVRTTMMIAGTVSAGLTSLILYRVKAVRNPLACSMAGVFAYLCNALSGRVTFGLGMMFAVGAAAAVFCWPYRWRYKRWAKAAVAAPLAGLATAGSPVAGLFLGVVAAALFLNKRRPGAYALGLAPVVVVALSAWLFPFSGTQPMSVATLSGPFIFAWLVFFLVPSDWKTVRVASAVYGIGTLATYVVDSQIGSNVSRMAMLYAGVVLLAALPYTRPRSQRWYALVIAFVSLNVWIGFKGVDDIVRTAPTASWTRSLAPLVDQLQKVGAERGRVEVVPPSSHREASALPRSVNLARGWNRQADMKRNPLFYDDTLDPINYRQWLDRWAVHYVVLPQGDPDYSGARKEAELVGKGLSYLKLIWSNKDWRLFEVDSPVPLADPPATVERAGEGELTIHVKKAGRVLIRVPYSRWLAVVDEDGNGVERPQETEASKQRADESTPKTFVNEHGCLIKMDEDEDGDEWTELLAPRPGTYRLGAPYQLPPGTPCPDELR from the coding sequence GTGACCACTGCCGAGCCGACACGGGCGGACGCCGACACCGCCGGCGCGGACCCCGCGCAGGCGGAGCTCCCGAGCGACGGCGAGGACACCCCTCGGACGCCGGGACGGTTCGACGGCCTGAAGCAGCGCTGCCTGCGCCACCCGGTCCTGCTGACGACCGCGGTCGCCGCGGTCGCCCACATCCTGTGGTTCCTCTTCTTCGCCAACAGCGGCGGCGACATCGCCGCCCAGGACGCCTGGGCCGAGTTCGTCGGCCGGCACCCGGGCACGGCGTACAACCTCGCCTGGTACGGGGGCATGCACCCCGTCTCGTACAGCGTCGTCTCGCCGTATCTGATGTCCCTGCTCGGCGTGCGGACGACGATGATGATCGCCGGCACGGTCTCGGCCGGGCTCACCTCGCTGATCCTGTACCGGGTCAAGGCGGTCCGTAACCCCCTGGCCTGCTCGATGGCGGGCGTCTTCGCGTACCTGTGCAACGCGCTGTCGGGCCGGGTGACGTTCGGGCTCGGCATGATGTTCGCCGTCGGCGCGGCGGCGGCCGTGTTCTGCTGGCCGTACCGGTGGCGCTACAAGCGGTGGGCGAAGGCGGCCGTCGCCGCGCCGCTCGCCGGGCTCGCGACGGCCGGCAGCCCGGTCGCGGGACTCTTCCTCGGCGTCGTCGCGGCCGCCCTGTTCCTGAACAAGCGGCGCCCCGGCGCGTACGCCCTGGGGCTCGCCCCGGTCGTGGTGGTCGCGCTGTCCGCCTGGCTGTTCCCGTTCTCCGGCACCCAGCCGATGTCGGTCGCGACGCTCTCCGGGCCGTTCATCTTCGCGTGGCTCGTCTTCTTCCTCGTACCGTCCGACTGGAAGACCGTCCGGGTGGCATCGGCGGTGTACGGGATCGGCACGCTGGCGACGTACGTGGTCGACTCGCAGATCGGCTCCAACGTCTCGCGGATGGCGATGCTGTACGCGGGAGTCGTCCTGCTGGCAGCCCTCCCGTACACCAGGCCCCGCTCGCAACGCTGGTACGCGCTGGTCATCGCGTTCGTCTCGCTGAACGTCTGGATCGGCTTCAAGGGCGTGGACGACATCGTGAGGACTGCCCCCACCGCCTCCTGGACCCGCTCGCTGGCCCCCCTCGTCGACCAGCTCCAGAAGGTCGGGGCCGAACGCGGCCGGGTCGAGGTCGTCCCGCCGAGCAGCCACCGCGAGGCGTCCGCGCTCCCGCGCTCGGTCAACCTGGCCCGGGGCTGGAACCGCCAGGCCGACATGAAGCGGAATCCGCTCTTCTACGACGACACCCTGGACCCCATCAACTACCGCCAGTGGCTCGACCGCTGGGCGGTGCATTACGTGGTGCTGCCGCAGGGCGACCCCGATTACAGCGGCGCCCGCAAGGAGGCCGAGCTCGTCGGCAAGGGTCTCTCCTACCTGAAGCTGATCTGGTCCAACAAGGACTGGCGGCTTTTCGAGGTGGACAGCCCCGTCCCGCTGGCCGACCCGCCCGCCACGGTGGAGCGCGCGGGCGAGGGCGAGCTGACGATCCACGTCAAGAAGGCGGGCCGGGTCCTGATCCGCGTCCCCTACTCGCGCTGGCTCGCCGTCGTGGACGAGGACGGCAACGGCGTGGAACGCCCCCAGGAGACCGAGGCGTCCAAGCAGCGGGCGGACGAGAGCACCCCGAAGACCTTCGTCAACGAGCACGGCTGCCTGATCAAGATGGACGAGGACGAGGACGGCGACGAGTGGACGGAACTCCTCGCCCCACGCCCCGGCACGTACCGCCTGGGCGCCCCGTACCAGCTCCCGCCGGGGACACCGTGCCCGGACGAACTGCGGTGA
- a CDS encoding M6 family metalloprotease domain-containing protein — translation MQQPRHRIRKHRRPVALGAATALVIAALATASSTLPLQSPASAGPAATAPLATGLGPCRIPSAMGVQMSEGMPTQPGYARSTGRVHALNLMIDFPDAEGTEPAMDRLAEFFPQTTDWFRTSSYGRLTYIPEAPIRSWLRMPLPFEEYGIERGSPYEPGYRHLVQDIVAAADPRVDFDEYDLVNILVTPNAGPSALDTVLSVTFSGNDDAPIADGAPLSNTSFVYSRQDDGSGSYAQTGYRVLPHENGHVFGLPDLYTMEGGGSVGHWDIMSEDWGANNDLLGWHKWKLGWLDSDQVSCAARPGTTDHVLKPLATRGGLKLAFVPLTAESGYAVEVRTQAGNDQAVCRPGVLIYKVSSDVDTGQGPVSVSDSTKNSPGCTRLPNVHAELSDAPYQPGDTFTDRANGIRISVLEKDEKGDYRVQVTRP, via the coding sequence ATGCAGCAGCCCCGCCACCGGATACGCAAGCACCGCCGCCCGGTCGCCCTCGGCGCTGCAACGGCCCTGGTCATCGCGGCCCTGGCGACCGCGAGCAGCACCCTGCCCCTGCAGAGCCCCGCGTCGGCCGGCCCCGCCGCGACGGCCCCGCTGGCCACGGGGCTCGGCCCCTGCCGGATCCCGTCGGCCATGGGCGTACAGATGTCGGAGGGCATGCCGACGCAGCCCGGCTACGCGCGCTCCACCGGCCGCGTCCACGCGCTGAACCTGATGATCGACTTCCCGGACGCGGAGGGCACCGAGCCGGCCATGGACCGGCTGGCGGAATTCTTCCCGCAGACCACGGACTGGTTCCGGACGAGCTCGTACGGCCGCCTCACCTACATACCGGAGGCGCCGATCCGCTCGTGGCTGCGGATGCCGCTGCCCTTCGAGGAGTACGGAATCGAGCGGGGCTCCCCGTACGAGCCGGGCTACCGCCACCTGGTGCAGGACATCGTGGCGGCCGCGGACCCGAGGGTGGACTTCGACGAGTACGACCTGGTCAACATCCTGGTCACCCCGAACGCCGGGCCCTCCGCCCTGGACACCGTGCTCTCGGTGACCTTCTCGGGGAACGACGACGCCCCCATCGCGGACGGGGCGCCGCTGTCCAACACCTCATTCGTCTACAGCCGCCAGGACGACGGCTCCGGCTCGTACGCCCAGACCGGCTACCGGGTCCTGCCCCACGAGAACGGCCACGTCTTCGGGCTGCCCGACCTCTACACGATGGAGGGCGGCGGCTCGGTCGGGCACTGGGACATCATGTCCGAGGACTGGGGCGCCAACAACGACCTGCTCGGCTGGCACAAGTGGAAGCTCGGCTGGCTGGACAGCGACCAGGTGAGCTGCGCCGCCCGCCCCGGCACGACGGACCACGTCCTGAAGCCCCTGGCCACGCGGGGCGGCCTGAAGCTGGCCTTCGTCCCGCTGACCGCGGAGTCCGGCTACGCGGTGGAGGTCCGCACCCAGGCGGGCAACGACCAGGCGGTCTGCCGCCCCGGCGTCCTCATCTACAAGGTCAGCTCCGACGTGGACACGGGCCAGGGCCCGGTCTCGGTCTCCGACAGCACCAAGAACAGCCCCGGCTGCACCCGCCTCCCCAACGTCCACGCCGAACTCTCGGACGCCCCGTACCAACCGGGCGACACCTTCACGGACCGGGCCAACGGGATACGGATCTCGGTGCTGGAGAAGGACGAGAAGGGGGACTACCGGGTGCAGGTGACGCGGCCTTAG
- a CDS encoding flavoprotein — translation MAERPVVHLVGCGSRPTGGLPAFATALEDAGWAPYLVPTPVGLRFLGAGQAVHSESDPDAPVELPQADAVVVAPATYNTVVKLAAGIADTLALSVAADAIGGGAPVIVVPWTNGRLAAHPVFAPALETLRGWGVRVLPADQAEPFPWAAVREALVSARPRR, via the coding sequence ATGGCTGAGCGACCGGTCGTCCATCTCGTGGGCTGCGGCTCGCGGCCCACCGGGGGTCTGCCCGCCTTCGCCACCGCGCTCGAAGACGCCGGGTGGGCCCCGTACCTCGTCCCCACCCCCGTGGGGCTCCGGTTCCTTGGCGCCGGGCAGGCGGTGCACAGCGAGTCCGACCCGGACGCCCCGGTGGAGCTGCCGCAGGCGGACGCGGTCGTCGTCGCGCCCGCCACGTACAACACGGTCGTGAAGCTCGCCGCGGGCATCGCGGACACGCTGGCGCTCTCGGTGGCCGCCGACGCGATCGGCGGCGGTGCACCGGTGATCGTCGTGCCGTGGACCAACGGCAGGCTCGCCGCGCACCCGGTGTTCGCGCCCGCCCTGGAGACCCTGCGGGGATGGGGCGTCCGCGTCCTGCCCGCGGATCAGGCCGAGCCGTTCCCGTGGGCGGCGGTACGGGAGGCGCTGGTCAGCGCCCGGCCCCGACGGTGA
- a CDS encoding SAM-dependent methyltransferase — MSPNGSFEQGKPHPARVYDSLLGGKDNYPVDQAVAEGIAQRWPEIQRSAQQNRAWMARAVRHMVQEGGVTQFLDIGTGIPTRPNLHEIAQGMVPSARIVYVDNDPVVLRHAEALLTPISPEGRSTYLQADLRDPRAVLESPEVTGTLDMTRPVGLVLAAILHFLDDDEDPAGVLRVLVDALPPGSYVALSHACGDADPVRAAEASAFYRQNKVSKPVVLRTQKQIEEFFTGLELLEPGVVTVDRWHPDASVPEGPDDMGFRGGLGIKHGTA; from the coding sequence GTGTCCCCCAACGGGTCGTTCGAGCAGGGAAAACCGCACCCGGCGCGCGTCTACGACAGCCTCCTCGGTGGCAAGGACAACTACCCGGTGGACCAGGCCGTCGCGGAGGGCATCGCCCAGCGCTGGCCGGAAATCCAGCGCAGTGCGCAGCAGAACCGGGCATGGATGGCGCGCGCCGTACGGCACATGGTGCAAGAAGGGGGCGTCACACAGTTCCTGGACATCGGCACCGGCATCCCCACCCGGCCCAACCTGCACGAGATCGCTCAGGGCATGGTGCCCTCGGCCCGGATCGTCTACGTGGACAACGACCCCGTGGTGCTGCGGCACGCCGAGGCGTTGCTCACCCCGATATCGCCCGAAGGCCGATCGACCTACCTGCAGGCCGACCTGCGTGACCCGCGCGCGGTACTGGAATCGCCCGAGGTGACCGGGACACTGGACATGACGCGTCCGGTGGGCCTGGTCCTGGCCGCGATCCTGCACTTCCTCGACGACGACGAGGACCCGGCGGGCGTCCTGCGGGTCCTCGTGGACGCCCTTCCGCCCGGCTCGTATGTCGCGTTGTCCCATGCCTGCGGTGACGCGGATCCCGTCAGGGCAGCGGAGGCATCGGCCTTCTACCGGCAGAACAAAGTCTCCAAGCCCGTGGTTCTGCGCACGCAGAAGCAGATCGAGGAATTCTTCACGGGACTGGAGCTGCTGGAACCGGGCGTCGTGACCGTCGACCGCTGGCATCCGGACGCATCGGTGCCCGAGGGGCCTGACGACATGGGGTTCCGTGGCGGCCTGGGCATCAAGCACGGAACTGCCTGA
- a CDS encoding restriction endonuclease, whose amino-acid sequence MSRRSNGLVAVWAEAQRQQQRQQEAQARYQRDQERAQRAYQREVARSQREQKAAYREQREAEARRRTRELDARVEALQGLLAAGCRAPAFRASALTRAEAVEPFAPGPLAHPVPMPDPARYEPQGGGWTAGRRAQAQAEARARFERDWQAAQAAEAQRQAQFAGYQRQYRQWADAQLAEIRGHNAGIAEMTAGLRSGDAEAAVEYFSAALYASTGWPDELPRQVAAAYDSGARQLVLNWELPRYDVVPEAKSVRYMINADQEKESPRPVTQRRALYRDVLAQCLLLVLRDLFAADEFGALESVALNGFVDDHDPATGRRMPMFLGTVMATRADFAGLHLEQVNAVNCLVDGLRGQLSTRPDQYAAVRPGRVPEDVGNGVVTHGGDEEPDLYEMDPLAFEALVAELFRAMGMQAVTTQRSNDGGVDVDALDPAPIRGGKIVVQVKRYRNTVPPTAVRDLYGTVQDAGANKGVLVTTSKFGPGSHTFANGKPLELVPGSELVDLLHRHGLRGRLGGGEPSVPAQRTAPEGRDDDSRDDDSRNDVHNVLGMYWSGSVALDVCALVCQGTRVLDDDHFVFFNNPRTPDGSVRALIPVAPDKAAIQVAFDALPARADRLVIIAAIDPVANPDADLSGFTDAGIRLLDAERTPLDQLDVSDGRPGETALVLGSFRRRANGDWEFVTGGKGYRGGLEELVTEYGIDVE is encoded by the coding sequence ATGAGTCGTCGCTCCAATGGGTTGGTTGCCGTATGGGCCGAGGCGCAGCGGCAGCAGCAGCGCCAGCAGGAGGCGCAAGCCCGGTATCAGCGGGATCAGGAGCGGGCGCAGCGGGCGTATCAGCGCGAGGTCGCCCGAAGTCAGCGCGAGCAGAAGGCCGCCTACCGGGAGCAGCGTGAGGCCGAGGCGCGTCGGCGTACGCGGGAGCTGGATGCCCGGGTCGAGGCGTTGCAGGGACTGCTGGCGGCCGGGTGCCGGGCTCCGGCGTTCCGGGCGTCGGCGCTGACGCGGGCGGAGGCGGTCGAGCCTTTCGCGCCCGGGCCGCTGGCGCATCCCGTCCCCATGCCCGACCCCGCACGGTACGAGCCACAGGGCGGCGGGTGGACCGCCGGGCGGCGGGCCCAGGCGCAGGCCGAGGCGCGGGCCAGGTTCGAGCGGGACTGGCAGGCCGCGCAGGCGGCCGAGGCGCAGCGGCAGGCGCAGTTCGCGGGCTACCAGCGGCAGTACCGGCAGTGGGCGGACGCGCAGTTGGCGGAGATCCGGGGTCACAACGCCGGGATCGCCGAGATGACCGCCGGACTGCGCTCCGGGGACGCCGAGGCGGCCGTCGAGTACTTCTCCGCCGCGCTCTACGCCTCCACCGGCTGGCCCGACGAGCTGCCCCGGCAGGTGGCGGCGGCGTACGACTCGGGCGCGCGGCAGCTGGTGCTCAACTGGGAGCTGCCCCGGTACGACGTCGTCCCCGAGGCGAAGTCCGTGCGGTACATGATCAACGCGGACCAGGAGAAGGAGTCGCCCCGGCCGGTCACGCAGCGCCGGGCGCTGTACCGGGACGTGCTCGCCCAGTGCCTGCTGCTCGTCCTGCGCGATCTCTTCGCCGCCGACGAGTTCGGCGCCCTGGAGTCCGTCGCGCTGAACGGCTTCGTGGACGACCACGACCCGGCGACCGGGCGGCGGATGCCCATGTTCCTCGGCACGGTCATGGCGACGCGGGCGGACTTCGCCGGGCTGCACCTGGAGCAGGTGAACGCGGTGAACTGCCTGGTGGACGGGTTGCGCGGGCAGCTGTCCACGCGCCCCGACCAGTACGCCGCGGTGCGGCCCGGGCGGGTCCCCGAGGACGTCGGCAACGGGGTCGTGACGCACGGCGGCGACGAGGAGCCCGACCTGTACGAGATGGACCCGCTCGCCTTCGAGGCGCTGGTCGCCGAGCTCTTCCGGGCCATGGGCATGCAGGCCGTCACCACGCAGCGTTCCAACGACGGGGGCGTCGACGTCGACGCGCTGGACCCGGCCCCGATCCGCGGCGGCAAGATCGTCGTCCAGGTGAAGCGCTACCGCAACACGGTGCCGCCGACGGCGGTCCGCGATCTGTACGGGACGGTCCAGGACGCCGGTGCCAACAAGGGCGTCCTGGTCACCACCTCCAAGTTCGGCCCCGGCTCGCACACCTTCGCCAACGGCAAGCCGCTGGAGCTGGTCCCGGGCTCCGAACTGGTCGACCTGCTGCACCGGCACGGGCTGCGGGGGCGGCTGGGCGGCGGCGAGCCATCGGTCCCGGCCCAGCGGACGGCACCGGAAGGCCGCGACGACGACAGCCGCGACGACGACAGCCGGAACGACGTCCACAACGTGCTCGGCATGTACTGGTCCGGCTCCGTCGCCCTGGACGTCTGCGCCCTCGTCTGCCAGGGCACCCGCGTGCTGGACGACGACCACTTCGTGTTCTTCAACAACCCGCGTACACCGGACGGTTCGGTCCGCGCGCTGATCCCCGTCGCGCCCGACAAGGCCGCGATCCAGGTCGCCTTCGACGCGCTCCCGGCGCGTGCGGACCGGCTGGTGATCATCGCGGCGATCGACCCCGTCGCCAACCCCGACGCCGATCTGTCCGGCTTCACCGACGCCGGGATCCGACTGCTCGACGCCGAACGCACCCCGCTCGACCAGCTGGACGTCTCGGACGGCCGGCCCGGCGAGACCGCGCTCGTCCTGGGCTCGTTCCGCCGACGGGCCAACGGGGACTGGGAGTTCGTCACCGGCGGCAAGGGATACCGGGGCGGCCTTGAGGAGTTGGTGACGGAGTACGGGATCGACGTCGAGTAG
- a CDS encoding GNAT family N-acetyltransferase, giving the protein MDTSTWRGLPDVDSFLARAGDFLRSRPALHTVTLTVCEGLRAQGSQAYGDGAPVFGVLERNGEVRAAYFRTPPYRLIVTPLTPEDAGSLAGHLHARGGPVPGVNADDATAAAFAEAWRVRTGAAPLLHERLRLYRLGELRWPDPAPEGRGRVAEARDRELVAGWYVEFVRAIDGFGHRHPGAWADTRIAGRRVVLWETPDGVPVSMAALTPQVAGQIRVAPVYTPAELRGRGYGAAATAHASRTALAEGAAEVLLFADLANPTSNGVYQRVGFRPVTDFAVYDLAGAVDG; this is encoded by the coding sequence ATGGATACCTCGACTTGGCGTGGCCTTCCCGATGTTGATTCCTTCCTCGCCCGCGCCGGGGACTTCCTGCGGTCCCGGCCCGCTCTGCACACCGTGACCCTGACCGTGTGCGAAGGGCTGCGCGCGCAGGGGTCGCAGGCGTACGGGGACGGGGCGCCCGTCTTCGGGGTGCTGGAGCGGAACGGTGAGGTGCGCGCCGCGTACTTCCGGACCCCGCCCTACCGGCTGATCGTCACGCCCCTCACGCCCGAGGATGCCGGTTCGCTGGCCGGGCACCTGCATGCCAGGGGCGGCCCCGTCCCAGGGGTCAACGCGGACGACGCGACCGCCGCCGCGTTCGCCGAGGCCTGGCGGGTGCGTACGGGGGCGGCGCCCCTGCTCCACGAGCGGCTGCGGCTCTACCGGCTCGGGGAGCTGCGGTGGCCGGATCCGGCGCCGGAGGGGCGCGGCCGGGTCGCGGAGGCGCGGGACCGGGAGCTGGTCGCGGGGTGGTACGTGGAGTTCGTGCGGGCCATCGACGGCTTCGGCCACCGGCACCCCGGGGCCTGGGCCGACACGCGGATCGCCGGCCGCCGGGTCGTCCTCTGGGAGACCCCGGACGGTGTCCCCGTCTCCATGGCGGCGCTCACGCCCCAGGTCGCCGGGCAGATCCGGGTCGCCCCGGTCTACACCCCGGCCGAGCTGCGGGGCCGGGGTTACGGGGCCGCCGCGACCGCCCACGCCTCCCGGACCGCGCTCGCCGAGGGCGCGGCGGAGGTGCTGCTCTTCGCGGACCTGGCCAACCCCACCAGCAACGGCGTGTACCAGCGCGTCGGCTTCCGGCCCGTGACGGACTTCGCGGTGTACGACCTGGCGGGAGCGGTGGATGGCTGA
- a CDS encoding TetR/AcrR family transcriptional regulator, translated as MATTAPAQPRTPRPRADALRNRERIVTAAREMFVEFGPDVPLDEVARRAGVGNATLYRNFPDRAALVHEVVLAVTSRTTDRAEEATAEEADPFDALTRFVHAAADERIGALCPMLSGGFDKDHPELLAERRRLEEAVEGLVARAMSAGRLRTDIAVGDVLVALSQLTRPLPGIACPNIDRFTHRHIQLFLDGLEAPARSVLPGTAATLEDLRRRT; from the coding sequence GTGGCCACCACCGCACCCGCGCAGCCCCGTACGCCGAGGCCGAGGGCCGACGCGCTGCGCAACCGGGAGCGGATCGTGACGGCCGCGCGCGAGATGTTCGTGGAGTTCGGGCCCGACGTGCCCCTGGACGAGGTCGCCCGCCGCGCCGGCGTCGGCAACGCGACGCTCTACCGGAACTTCCCCGACCGGGCCGCCCTCGTCCACGAGGTCGTGCTCGCGGTCACCTCCCGTACCACCGACCGCGCCGAGGAGGCCACCGCCGAAGAAGCGGACCCCTTCGACGCGCTCACCCGCTTCGTCCACGCGGCCGCCGACGAACGCATCGGGGCCCTGTGCCCCATGCTCTCCGGCGGCTTCGACAAGGACCATCCCGAACTGCTCGCCGAGCGCCGGCGCCTCGAAGAGGCCGTCGAAGGGCTCGTCGCGCGCGCCATGTCCGCGGGGCGCCTGCGCACCGACATCGCCGTCGGTGACGTACTGGTCGCCCTCTCCCAGCTCACCCGGCCGCTGCCGGGCATCGCCTGCCCGAACATCGACCGGTTCACCCACCGTCACATCCAGCTGTTCCTGGACGGACTGGAGGCCCCGGCCCGGTCCGTACTCCCCGGAACGGCGGCGACCTTGGAGGACCTGCGGCGCCGCACGTGA
- a CDS encoding D-alanyl-D-alanine carboxypeptidase yields the protein MAGESPDKSEQQQSSGTTRNERDPRLGVFREPEPDSGSARADAGSAGTDSGSAGTGEGPAPRDAAGESGDAPEAAESDASPAEGPDEGADAAPEGAESALTAAGDAENAPNAPEAASGAPEAAETAEDAEADAPEVDAEPEAAQAEEGDARLRAAVAAWVSTADDGEKDTDEADAPEQPRDTASRGEKPDAEPETEPDEKPEASAKPEPEPAAEPEPESEPAAEPKAPVADAKEPADDEPATGRSESATVEPDEAETPGDDDAPDEKPPAAEAKKAPVADADAPVDQPTAVFKAPRLPKVDQPTTALKITRSPSGQPVAAETESLTERTSQFVPLRADDVRQAPAPRKPESPVAGPPAALSGAERTRQQPMPPKPPLDLLAELTNTPPPPETPVRNAVRRVKIWTPLVLLLLLVFAIAQMVRPLPDPELTMTAEETYTFGGGGLKLDWPSQGQSAVTVDGVGSLGSSGAQKPAPIASVAKIMTAYVILQGHPLKGKDEGEKITVDQQAEDESKAEDESTAPISKGQQFTEKQMLQLLMIPSGNNAARLFARWDSSSEAAFVTKMNDEAKKLGMTHTTYTDPSGLKKTTVSTADDQLKLARAVMANEVFREIVDTPQIKIDGIDTTIYNNNTLLLKPGVSGIKTGSSTPAGGNLIWSANTVVDGKKLWIYGAVMGQQAGTGQPYDSLVKSLDNSLKLIEAAQAAVTSAKVVHKGDVVGYVDDGFGGRTPLVATADLKAKGWPGLEVELSVQGNGKKISRSMKAGTEVGVVTVGTGTGKVSAPVALKQDLSDPTFGQKLTRIG from the coding sequence GTGGCGGGCGAGTCCCCCGACAAGTCGGAGCAGCAGCAGTCGTCGGGAACGACTCGCAACGAGCGCGATCCGCGTCTCGGTGTCTTCCGTGAACCCGAACCGGATTCCGGCTCGGCGCGTGCGGATGCCGGCTCTGCCGGTACGGATTCCGGCTCTGCCGGTACGGGTGAGGGCCCGGCGCCCCGCGATGCCGCCGGGGAGTCCGGCGACGCCCCGGAGGCCGCCGAGAGCGATGCGAGCCCTGCGGAGGGCCCGGACGAGGGCGCGGATGCGGCTCCCGAGGGCGCTGAGAGCGCTCTGACGGCCGCTGGGGACGCGGAGAACGCTCCGAACGCCCCCGAGGCGGCTTCGGGCGCTCCCGAGGCGGCGGAGACCGCTGAGGACGCGGAGGCTGATGCGCCGGAGGTCGACGCCGAGCCGGAGGCCGCTCAGGCCGAGGAGGGCGACGCGCGCCTCCGGGCGGCCGTGGCCGCCTGGGTCTCGACCGCCGATGACGGCGAGAAGGACACCGACGAGGCAGACGCCCCGGAGCAGCCCCGCGACACCGCTTCCCGCGGCGAGAAGCCGGACGCCGAGCCCGAGACCGAGCCGGACGAGAAGCCGGAAGCCTCCGCGAAGCCGGAGCCGGAGCCCGCCGCCGAGCCCGAGCCGGAGTCCGAGCCCGCCGCCGAGCCGAAGGCGCCCGTCGCCGACGCGAAGGAACCGGCCGACGACGAGCCGGCTACCGGCAGGAGCGAATCGGCCACCGTCGAGCCCGACGAGGCGGAGACCCCGGGCGACGACGACGCCCCGGACGAGAAGCCGCCCGCCGCCGAGGCGAAGAAGGCGCCCGTCGCCGACGCGGACGCGCCCGTCGATCAGCCCACCGCCGTCTTCAAGGCCCCCCGGCTGCCCAAGGTCGACCAGCCGACCACCGCGCTGAAGATCACCAGGTCGCCGTCGGGGCAGCCCGTCGCCGCCGAGACCGAGTCGCTCACCGAGCGGACCAGCCAGTTCGTACCGCTGCGCGCCGACGACGTACGCCAGGCGCCCGCGCCGCGCAAGCCCGAGAGCCCCGTCGCCGGGCCGCCCGCGGCCCTCAGCGGTGCCGAGCGCACCCGGCAGCAGCCGATGCCGCCGAAGCCGCCGCTCGACCTGCTCGCCGAGCTGACGAACACCCCGCCGCCGCCGGAGACCCCGGTCCGCAACGCGGTGCGCAGGGTCAAGATCTGGACACCGCTGGTCCTCCTGCTCCTCCTCGTGTTTGCGATCGCGCAGATGGTGCGCCCGCTCCCGGACCCGGAGCTGACGATGACCGCCGAGGAGACGTACACCTTCGGGGGCGGCGGGCTGAAGCTCGACTGGCCGTCGCAGGGGCAGTCGGCGGTCACCGTGGACGGCGTCGGCTCGCTCGGTTCGTCCGGGGCGCAGAAGCCCGCGCCGATCGCCAGCGTCGCCAAGATCATGACGGCGTACGTGATCCTCCAGGGCCACCCCCTCAAGGGCAAGGACGAGGGGGAGAAGATCACCGTGGACCAGCAGGCCGAGGACGAGTCCAAGGCAGAGGACGAGTCCACGGCGCCGATCAGCAAGGGCCAGCAGTTCACCGAGAAGCAGATGCTGCAGCTGCTGATGATCCCGTCGGGCAACAACGCGGCCCGGCTGTTCGCGCGCTGGGACTCCTCCTCCGAGGCCGCCTTCGTCACGAAGATGAACGACGAGGCGAAGAAGCTCGGCATGACCCACACCACGTACACGGACCCGAGCGGTCTGAAGAAGACGACCGTGTCCACCGCCGACGACCAGCTCAAGCTGGCCCGCGCCGTCATGGCGAACGAGGTGTTCCGCGAGATCGTCGACACTCCGCAGATCAAGATCGACGGCATCGACACGACGATCTACAACAACAACACCCTCCTGCTGAAGCCCGGGGTGAGCGGGATCAAGACCGGTTCGTCCACGCCGGCCGGCGGCAACCTGATCTGGTCCGCCAACACCGTGGTGGACGGCAAGAAGCTGTGGATATACGGCGCGGTCATGGGCCAGCAGGCGGGCACGGGCCAGCCGTACGACAGCCTCGTGAAGTCGCTGGACAACAGCCTCAAGCTGATCGAGGCCGCCCAGGCCGCCGTGACCTCCGCCAAGGTGGTCCACAAGGGCGACGTCGTCGGTTACGTGGACGACGGATTCGGCGGCCGTACGCCGCTGGTCGCGACCGCCGACCTGAAGGCGAAGGGCTGGCCGGGGCTCGAGGTGGAGCTCTCCGTCCAGGGCAACGGCAAGAAGATCTCGCGCAGCATGAAGGCGGGCACCGAGGTGGGTGTGGTGACCGTGGGCACCGGCACCGGCAAGGTCAGCGCGCCCGTCGCCCTCAAGCAGGACCTGTCCGACCCGACCTTCGGCCAGAAGCTGACCCGCATCGGCTGA